Within Sphingobium sp. EP60837, the genomic segment TTGATGACATGGGCGATCATTGCGGGGCTGTCGGACGACCATTCCGATAGCCACAGCTCGGCGCCCTTATACCGCGTCGCGTCGATCTGGCTCCGTACCTTGGCCATGGCTGCGGGGATCACATCCTTGTGGGGATATAAATTCGCCTGACCGAACAGCTCCTTCTGGTCGTCACCGGCATAGATATGCGTCGATACGAAGTCGACGGGCAAATTTTCCTGAGCGCAAAAGCCCAGGAACTCCGGCATCCATTGCGCTGCGGCGGTGGAAGGGCCTCCAACGCGCAGCTTTGGATCCACCGCTTTAATTGCGCGCGCCGCAGCCTTGTACATTGCAAAATAGTCGGCCTGGGTTCCACTGAAGAACCAGGTCAGGTTCGGCTCATTCCAGACCTCGAAATACCATTGGCGTACGGCACCAAGACCATAGCGGTCGACGAGGTGACGGACGAAAACGCCGATAAAATCACCCCAGGCCTCCGGCGAGGCAGGCGGAGTAATATTAGCGTTATAGGTGAAGTTGAGCTTTGTGTTCCCGCTGGCCAGCTTCTTGGGCATGAAGCTCAGTTCGACAAAGGGTTGCACCCCTCTCGCCAGCACGCCGTCATACACATCATCGACATTCTGGAAGTTTGGGTCCTTGCCGTTCATGCCACCGGGCCAAACGCCAAGATCATCGTTGAAAATGCCGTGGAACCGCACGCGTTCCAGCCCCGTCTCGGCACGGAACCGCTCTAGATCATGCCGCCAGCTCTCGCGCATCGTGGCGGACGCCCGATCCGACCCGGCGCAACGCGACCAGATGTGGTCCAGTGCGCCCGTCTCGCGGCGCAGGTCAATCTCCACATGTTCAGTGGCGGTCTGGCCAAAGGCAGGCTTCGCAAGAGCGGAAGCAGCCAAGGCTGCTGCTCCGGCACCGATGATTTCGCGGCGATCCCACATGATCTGTACTCCTTTGGACGGTCGCATGCATAGGCCGCCCTTACCATATGATTGTTAGGCGACCGTAAGCTTTACCGACTTCAGATCGACCGAGTTCGGCCCGGCATGGATCGTGAAGGTTCCCGGCTCCACCACATAGTTCATGTCGATGTTCCAGAACGCCAGGCTGTCGGGATCAAGGCTGAACTGCACGGTGCGCTTTTCCCCCGGCTTCAAGGTCACACGCTCGAAGCCGCGCAACTCCAGCACGGGGCGCGGCACAGAACTCACATCGTCGCGAACATAAAGCTGGACCACTTCGTCGCCAGTCCTTTGCCCAGTGTTGGTGACGTCGACTTCCACAATCACCGTCTCGCCTACCGCGATGGTGGACTTGCCAAGGCGTGGCGCGGACATTTCGAACGTCGTGTAACTCAGGCCATAGCCGAAGGGAAAAAGCGGTGTTGGCTTCGCCTCTACATATCGCTGGCCGATCCTTGCCGAAGAATGCTTGTTGTAGAATATTGGCAGGTCGCCAACCGAACGGGGAAAAGTGATCGGCAATTTGCCCCCCGGATTGACTTTGCCGAAAAGGATGTCGGCAAAGGCGTTTCCGCCCTCCTGGCCGAGATACCAGCCCTCCACCAGAGCGTTGGCCTTGTCCGCAAGGCGATTAACGGCGAGCGGACGTCCGTTGATCAGCAAGGCGACAATCGGCTTGCCCGTCGCAATCATCGCATCCACCAACGCATCCTGATCGCCAAACAGATTGAGACTGTTGCGATCGCCCGGAGCGCCTGCGTGAATTGCCTCGCGGGTGATTTCCGGCACGTCGCCAACGACCAATAGGATGACGTCCGACCGTTTCGCGACCTCCACAGCCTGGGCTATGCGCACCGCATTTTCCGCCGCATCGGCGTAGCGCGCCGCGCGGGCCGGCAGGTGCTGACCGGTGGGGTCCGGTTTGACGATCTGGACACCTTCGGCATACTCGATGGAGATCGCCTGCCCGGCAGCTGCTTTCACGCCCGCCAATATCCCGACGGCCTGCGCGTTGACGGAGGAATAGCCCCCAAACAAAGGTTCAACCGCATTAGGCCCAACAACCGCAATTTTTCGCGGCTTAGCCGGATCAATCGGCAGCAAACCGTCATTTTTGAGCAGCACGAGCGACTTTTGCGCAACCTTGCGCGCAAGCGCCTTACTAGCGGGGGCATTGACCTGACGCAGGGCGCGAGATTTGTTCAGATAGGGATTCTCGAACAGGCCGGCCTCGAACTTGAGGGCCAATATGCGGGACACCGCGGCGTCGATACTTGCTTCGGGAATGCGGCCAGCGCGCACCAGCTCGGGCAATCGGGCATAGGCCTGACCCTCCGGCATTTCTGCGTCGACGCCTGCATGGATTGCCAGCACAGCGGCATCATCGTCATTCGCCGCCATTTGATGATGCGTGACCAAATTGGTGACACCGCCATAATCACTGAAATACGCGCCGCGAAAGCCAAGCCGCTCCCGCCCGGTACGTTGAAGCAGTTGATAATTAGCGTGGGAAGGAACGCCCTCGAGCTCATTGTAGGACGGCATGATAACAGCAGGATCGGCCTTCTTGATCACCTGCGCGAAGGGCACGAGGAAATTCTCGCGCAGCGTCCGCTCGCTCATGTCAGCCGGGCCGATGTTGAGCCCGCTCTCTGGCGCGCCGTGAATGAAGTGCTTAAGCGTCACGAAGACCTTGTCCGCCGCCAACGGCCGCTGTCCTTGCTGACCGCGGACAGACGCAATGCCCATCTGGCTGACCAAATAAGGGTCTTCACTGAAAAACTCCTCGACCCGCCCGAAGCGGGGATCACGGGCGAGGTCCAGGACCGGACTGAGCGCGACGGTAGCGCCACGCATGCGGGCTTCACGCCCTGCCAGTTCGTAAGCCTGCTGGACCAGCTTGGGGTCCCAGGTGCTACCAAGCCCGAGCGGGATCGGGAAAATGGTCGCGTCCCGCGCCTTGAGGCCATGGGCTGTTTCCTCATGGAACAATGCGGGGATGCCGAGGCGGGTATTATCAACCAGGTGCCGCTGGATCGCGTTCACCAGGTCGATCGTTTCCCCAACGGCGCGATAGGCGTCCTTGGCAACACGCGCCGTACCATTGGTATCGCTCGGATTGCCGATCTGCCCGATGCCGTTGACGAAGACCTGCTTTGCCTTCTCGGGCGAGAAATTATCGCCCTCGAGGAACCGGGATTTCGTGTAGGCGATCGACCGCATCTGCGCGGCCTTTTCCTCCAGGGTCATCCGGCTTAGCAGATCGCGGACGCGATCTTCGATCCGCGCCTTGGGATTGCGATATAGCGCTTTGCCCGCACCTTCAGCCATTGCGACCACAGGCATCGCCAGAGCGGTTGAAACGATGAACATACGCCGCGTAACGGCGAGCCGATCAGCCAAGAAATCCTCCGTCCGAATGTTTCGCCGATCCCCCGCTTTGCAACTGAGGGCCGCTATCCGCGCGTCTTACAACAGGACGCAACTATAAGTAAACAGGAACGTTGCATTATTGGTCTGAACGGCTGGCAAGATGCTTTATCAGTTTCCGTGCGATGGAGGATGGCCAACGGCTCAAGATCGGGAGGCGTGAATGGGTGATTGGATGCGGATAGCGGAACTGCTGCCTTCCGGAATAGACGCACGGACGATAGGTGATCAGGCCGCGAATGATCGGCAAAGGTCATTCGCCCGAGCATGCTCTGCTCCATTGTCCCGAGATGAAGTTGCTGATTTCTGGAAATCAGGTACCGCCTGAAATCTCATCGAATGTTTCGGTACAGCCTCTAGAGCCCGCGGCAGATCCGCTCACTGACTGGCTGGAGACCCTTGAGGCGATCCGCCAAAAAGTATCGGACAATGTGCTCGTTCTTCCAGCCCATGGTAAACCGTTTCATGGTCTGCATGCCCGCATCGGTGCCTTGATCGAAGGCCATGAAGTCGGCCTCGCACACTCACGCTCGTTGAAACGCCGGAACGGGCGATCGACGTTTTTCCAGTCTTGTTCAAAGGCCAGACCGATCGAAGCGTTCTTGGTCTTGCCACGGGCGAAAGCCTTGCCCATCTCGCCTGCCTTCGAAGCCGAAGGCTTGTGACGGACGAGGTCGAGGCTGCCGATGAGCCCGATTGATCGGATTCTGCTCTAGCAAAACTCGCAGGACTGCCTGAAAGTATGGGATCCTTCTCCAGACAAGGGACGCGGCGCAGGCTCGCGGGTTGGAGACGATCCAACATCATGCCCGGTTCCTGCGCGCAACGCCGAATCGCCCCGATTTGTCATCCAAGATCGACGGCGATCACCTCATGGTAATCAATGAGCGGCACATCGACGATGACGCGCTCGCCATCGACCTGAATTGGAACATGGTCGCCACTAGATAGCCTGCGCACCTGCAAGGGCCGCGTGCCAGCCGGAAGCTGAAGGGCGACTCGATAAGGGCCTGTCGGGATCGCCGCACGATAGCTGCCCCGCATCGTCATGGGATTGTTGAGGCTAACCAGGTGCGCGGTGACAGAGTTTTTTTGACGCCAGTATGCGATGTCCACCAACCCCGGCCCGTCAATCTGTAGCGGCTGCTGCTCGTCGTGCGCCCAGTCCACCATTGATTGCAGCAGGGTCAGATGATCACCATGCGACAGTTCGGCGAATGTGCGATCAATATCCATTGGCAGATAGACAACGCGGCCCTTACCGGCTTGGCGACAGATCGCCATGGGGATGTTGCTTTCCGTGCGGTCAGTATAGACCCGCTCCATCGGCAGGTCAGGGTAGGATGGCACCAGCGTCAGCGCCACCTCCGACGCATTGCGCGCCTTGACCGGTTGCCGCCGGATTGGGCCGATCGTCCGGCTGATCTCTGGCAACTTCGCCATCGCAGGGTGCGCGTGGTGGATTGTCAGATAGGCATTGCGGAGCGGTCCCTCCTCCTCACCTGTGATGGAGCAACCGAACAGGTCGGCCAGTGCAAAGTCTGGACGGCGCTGTCCATCGCCGTCGAACAGCGAGGTCTGATGCGTTGCGATCACGCAACCGCCGCGGGCGACGAAGGCGCGGACTTGCTGGCACTGGGTATCGGAGAGCACGGCAGCATTGGCGAGGATCAGCGTTCTGAAGCGGGAGAGGCTTGCCTCGTCGAGGAAGCCGTCGTCGATCATGTCGAAAGGAATGCGGGACTCCAGCAGCGCCTGATAGAAGCCGCGCAAATGCCCATCCAAATCGTGCCGTTGCTTCCATCCGCCAAGGAAAGGTGGCGTGCGGGTCGATAGCACCAGCCCGACTCGCGCGAGATTATGCGTATTGCGCAGATAGCGGTCATTGGCGTGATGCCATTGATAGAGATCGCGAGCCACGTCCATCCAGCGCTTGTCCAGCGGCTTGCCGTTGAATTTAGTGATCCAGGGACGCGCTCCTTGCGCAATCGCGCCGGCTGCCCAGATACGGATTTCAGGCGCAGCCTGCACCGAATCCTTCCAGCGATAGGATTCCTCCACGCCGACGGAAATGATATGGCCGACAGGCTTGTCCTGCATGAACGCGCGCAGTTCGCGCGTATATCGGCCGGCACCCCATGCTTCAGGTCCTGGTGCCCATGGTGAGTTTTCGACCGATCGGGCCTGGCGGTCACAAAAGGCGATGGGAAGCCGTTGCGACAGACCGGGGCCATTCAGTTCGACCAGGCCGCGCCGGTCGCTGCCGGGAATGAAGCTGGCCGAAGGGCGATGCTTGCGCGCTGCAGCGTTCCAACGGTCGATCAGCGCGAAAAGGCGGGTCTCCACCCAGGCGGCATAGCGGCGCCCCGCGGGTGTCGATGGATCCGGATCAAGCGGTATGTCCAGCCCCGACGCGGCCCGGTATTGCGTCCGGCAGCTTTCACAATAGCAGGTACCGCTTCCGTTCCAGCGATTGCCGAAAACGCCGTCAATGGGATAGCGCCGGGCAATCTCTTCAATCACCTTGGGCATCAGTTCGAAATTATAGGGGCCGTAAGCGCAGGTCAGCGTCAGATCGGGCGCGCTGCCGTGGCGCTTGCTCTTGCCATCTGGACCAGTGAGTGCCCATTCGGGATGCGCGGCGGCAGCCGCTGCATTCATCGCGTGGGGATCGATGCGGGCAAGCACGCGCAGGCCCATCTTCTTGCAGGCGAAGACCATGTCGCCGAACGGGTCCTGCCCCCTGTCCACCCCTGGAGCCATGCCGTGATAGGCGATCGCCGTCGGATAGAAAGCGATCCCGCCACCAGCGCTCAGACATACCCCGTCGGCATGGATGTCCCGGAAATAATCGGTCCAGAATTTGGGATCGAAATGGCCGACGTCATCCTCTGTGAAGGCGAGCTGGAACCAGCGCATCGGTTCTGTCGCCCAGTCCGGCGCGACATCGCGGCTTGCGCGTGCGGCCATGGCGGGGTCGAGGCGGGAGAGAAGCGCTCCGCCGCTCAGTGCCAGCGCGGTGCGTCGGCTGACTGGCATGATGTCCGGCATGATCTCTCCCTGTCGATATCCGTCATTGCCCTCTCCCTCTAGTCCAAGACGGCGTCGCCACAATCAGCCATCCCACCATGCGGGAAATGGCTTGCCGCATGGTGGGATGGGCGCCGCCATTGCTTGACTGGCGATCAATCCCACGCTGGAGCGGGATTGAAATAGGGAGAATGACTATGAAGGTAAGCCAGTTTCTGGCAGCGATGGCCGCGCCGATGCTGCTGTCGTCGGCGCTGTCGGCGCAAACATTCACGCGCGGCGATCCGGTTCCGGTGACCCTTCCACTCGGCAACAAGCCCGGCAATCCGATCCTGGACATGCCGCCTGGACAGCGCCTGATCTCGGCTTTCGGCGAGCGTCCGGTTTTCTCGCCAAAGGGAGACAAGCTAGCCTTTATCGGCAAGTCCTATGGCGACGCCTTCGAATATGACATGGCGACCGGTCAGATCCGCAATCTGACCGGCCACGCGCCAAGCGAGGGTTTTCTGCGGGTCCATTATATCGCGGACGGCAGCTTCGCGCTGCTGGGGCCCCGCATTTTGGGCAAGACGCGCGAGGAAACCCGTTTCAGCCGGATCGAACTGTTCTGGATGGACCCATCGGCGACCCGCGCGCCCGTGCCATTGGGTGTCACCATATTTGAAGGGATTGCGACCAGCCCGCGCAGCAACATGATTGCCTGGAGCGAGATGCGTCCTGCGGCGGCGGGAAAGCCCGCCGCGACAACGGTCTATACCGGCCGCATCGCGGTGCGAGATGGCGCAGCAAAGATGGAAGACAAGCGGGAAATCGTCACGACCACGGATTGTTTTGTGGAAGCCCAGGATTTCCTTCCGGGCGACAAGGGGCTGCTGATGCCCTGTTATGGATATGGCAAGGGACCTACAGGCGTTGAGACGCAGGTGATTTCCGTTGATTTCGAAACGAAGAAGATCACCCGTTATCCGACACCCACCACCCTTTATGGCGAGGTTGAGGGGATTTTCCCGGACGGGCGCCGTGCGCTGGTCGAATGTGCCCAAGATCGCGCAAAGGGTATGGACCTGTGCGTTCTCGATCTCGATCCCAGCAAGCCCCGCTACACGCGCATGACCGACATCGTCCAATATGGCGGCTGGAAATACGGTAACCCGGTGGTTCGACCCAATGGCCGCATGATCGCAGCGCAGGTAGGTTCCGCCGACGTCATCGACGCGGGTGTGGGGCAAGGCATCGTGCTGATGGATTTGGCGCCAGGGTTCTGAATTGGTCCAAAGGGGGCGGCGGGGCGGAGCGGTTTACCGGCTCCGTCCCGTTTGCGGCCCCAGGACCGGCATAGGATAGCGCAAAAGGTTTCGGGATGATCTGGTCGCAAAATTATGATCCGCTGGGCAGTGGCTGGCTGTCGGCGCTGGTTGCAGCGGTGCCTGTCATCGTCCTTCTTGGGGCGATCGGCCTGTTTCATGTCCGTGCGCATGTGGCCGCGCTGATGGGCCTGGCCGCTGGATTGCTGGTGGCGATTTTGGTATTCGGCATGCCTGCGGGGCTTGCCCTGCGCGCCGCCGGCTTTGGCGCGGCTTATGGGTTGTTGCCGATCGGCTGGATCGTGCTCAACATCATCTTCCTGTATCAATTGACCGAAGCGACCGGGCAGTTCCATGTGCTGCGCACAGCCATCACCACGATTACGCCCGACAGCCGCCTGCAACTGCTGCTGATCGCCTTTTGCTTTGGCGCCTTTTTCGAAGGTGCGGCTGGTTTTGGAACGCCGGTGGCGGTGACGGGCGCCATGCTCATCGGGTTGGGGTTTACCCGGCTGCAGGCATCCGGCTTGTCGCTGATTGCCAATACTGCTCCTGTGGCGTTCGGGGCGCTCGGCACGCCGCTCGTCACTCTGTCCGGGGTGACGGGTCTTCCGCTTCTGGAACTGTCCGCCATGGTAGGGCGACAGATGACGCCTTTCGCCCTTATCGTGCCGATCTGGCTGCTCGTCGCTTATTGCGGATGGCGCCGGACGATGGAGGTGATGCCTGCCTTGCTGGTGGCAGGGACCAGCTTCGCCGCAGTGCAACTCGCGATATCAAATCTGCATGGGCCTTGGCTGACTTCGATCGGCGCTGCGCTTGCCTCCATCGTCGCGCTCATCCTCTTCCTCAGGATATGGCAACCCGCGCGAATCATGGCAGTGAACGAAGCACCGCTGGCGCCTGGTGATGAGCGTGATGCAGCCGCTACGACCGACAGCGTGAGTGCGCCATCGGCAAGCTATGAGGCTGCGGCCGTCAAGCGGGCATGGATGCCCTGGATAATCCTGACCGCCTGCGTTTTCATATGGGGTCTGCCATTCGTGAAAGGCTCGCTCGACGACATCTTCGCGCTCCATCTGTCTTTTGCCGGGTTGGACGGCGTCATCCAGCGGTTACCTCCGGTCGTCACGCATCCTGAGTTCGAAAAAGCCGTCTATAATCTGAACATGCTTTCCGCCACCGGAACGGCCATTTTGGTGGCGGCGCTGCTGAGCGCAGCGTTGCTGCGCATTTCGCCGCGCCGATTGGGGACTATCTATGCTCGCACTTGGATAATGGTCCTGCCGTCCCTGTTGACGATCGCAGCGATGCTGGCCCTTGGCTATCTGACGCGTTTCGGCGGTATCGATGCCTCGATGGGCCTCGCATTCGCGGCAACCGGGACGCTTTACCCCTTCTTCGGTACGATGCTGGGTTGGGTGGGGGTTGCGGTGACCGGGTCGGACACGGCGTCGAATGTCCTGTTCGGCGGTCTCCAGAAGGTGACGGCGGAGCAGCTGAACCTGTCGCCGGTGCTGATGGCGGGCGCGAACAGTGCAGGCGGCGTCATGGGCAAGATGATCGATGCGCAGAGCATCGTCGTCGCTTCGACCGCTACTCAATGGTTCGGGCAGGAAGGACGCATCCTGCGCCATGTCTTTGTGCACAGTCTGGCTCTGGGATCGCTGATAGGTCTATTCGTGATGTTGCAGGCCTATGTTTATCCTTTCACCTTGCTTGTACCCTGATGCCAGTGACGATCGATACGGTGCAGGAAGCACGAAGCCTTCTGAAGTTGCTGTTTGGCACAGCGCTGGACGCGGTGCGAGGCGATCATCTGGTCGAAAGCCTGGGCCCTCCCACTAAAACCGGGTGGTTCATTAAGAAAGACAGGCAGGCGATCGATTGGCCCATGGATCCCCGGGGGCGTCTGATCGTGATTGGCGCGGGCAAAGCGGCCGCGGCGATGGCGCAGGGCATTGAAACGCTATTCGGCGACAGGATAGATGATGGTTGCATCATCGTGAAGCGCGATCATCGCGCGCCCTTGTACCGCATCCGGCAACTCGAGGCCGGGCACCCCCTGCCGGACGAGGCGGGTGTCGCGGCCACGGAGGAATTGCTGAGGACGGTGAATGGCCTGACCCGGAATGACAGCGTTATCGTTCTCCTCTCGGGGGGCGCGTCCGCCCTGCTTGTCGCGCCCGCGGCAGGCATCACATTATCGGAAAAGTCTTCGACCACCGAACTCCTGCTTCGGTCCGGCGCCTCGATTGAAGAAATCAATTGCGTGCGCAAACAACTATCCCGGGTAAAAGGTGGGCAATTGCTCGACTATATCGCGCCTGCCGCCTGCCTTACGTTGCTCTTATCGGACGTGCCGAGCGGGGACCATGGTTCGATAGGGTCCGGGCCGACCATCCGCTCATCACCCGGCGGTGACGACCCGCTGGAGATCATCGCACATTACGGTTTGCTCGATCATATCCCTTCAGCCGTGCGCGCCCTGCTCGCCACGCCGCCAGCCCCTCTTCCGCATCGTGAGGTCAGCAGGGCCGACGTCGTGCTTCTGGGAGACAGCGGCAGCGCACTCGACGCAGTGCGACATGGCGCTCGGGATGCAGGGCTCGGCTTCCATGTCGTGAATCCAAACATGACCGGCAACACGCATGTGCAGGCCCGGTCGATGGCTGAAGTTTTGCGTAGTTGTCCTGCCGCGCAACGCCCTGCACTGTTTATATCGGCGGGCGAGACGACCTTGCACGTGACGGGCGACGGAAAAGGCGGACGCAATCAGGAATTCGCTCTGGTCGCCGCATTGGAGCTGGAGGCGGTCGAACGGGTCGCACTGCTCGCCGCTGGCACTGATGGAACTGACGGACCCACCGATGCCGCTGGAGCCTTTGCCGATGGCTCTCTGGTCGCGCGGGCGCAAGCTCTTGGCCTCAAGCCGCTCAAAATGCTCGCGCGAAACGACAGCTACACGCTGTTCAACATGACACAGGATCTGCTGCGCACGGGTCCCACGGGGACCAATGTGATGGACCTTGTTCTTGGCATTGCATTTTAGGTGACTTGCCCGGGCGGCGTCCGAGGTCTGGAATAGGAGTGAATTTTCGTGGTTAAGCTTGCGGCCAACCTGTCCTTGATGTTCACGCACCTAGCTTTTCTCGATCGGATCAACGCGGCGGCAGATGCGGGTTTTCGTGGCGTCGAGTTCATGTTCCCTTATGAGTTTTCCGCCGATGAGATCGCCGCGCGAGCCGCTCGGAACGGTTTGGAGATCGTCCTTTTCAATCTTCCCGCAGGTGATTGGGAACGCGGCCAGCGCGGAATCGGGGCGCTACCCGACCAGATCGATGAATGTCGGCGCGGGGCGGCTTGGGCGCTGGATTATGCGCGCCGTCTCGGGTGCCGCAGATTGCATCTCATGGCCGGGAAAGCGCCCGCCGACCCGCGAAACCGGAGAACGCTGGTCGATAATGTCGCCTTTGCCGCAGACCTGTTTGCACCTCATGGCATCGATTTGCTGATCGAGCCGATCAACACTCGCGTGGACATTCCCGGCTATTTTTATTCGACCAGCGAGGCGGCTCTCTCCGTCCTGAGCGAGGTGGGGCGGCCGAACACGAAGCTGCAATATGACATCTACCATATGCAGGTCATGGAGGGCGATCTTGCCCGCAACATCGAGCGTTTGTTGCCGGAAATTGGCCACATCCAGCTCGCCGACAATCCCGGACGCGCCGAACCGGGGACGGGCGAGATCAATTATGCCTGGCTGCTGCCCCATATCGACGCCCTAGGCTATTCCGGTTGGATCGGGTGCGAGTATCGCCCGGCCGGGGATACAGCCGCTGGCCTGGGCTGGGCCGAACCATTTCTGAATCAAACAGGATAATCGACATGAAGATCGGATTCATCGGACTAGGCATCATGGGACGGCCTATGGCGGGCCATCTGCTGGCGGCGGGGCACGGCCTTTACAGCTGCATCAATCGCACGCCTCTTGCCGAGGAACTGCAAAAAGCAGGTGTCGTCACCTGCAGCGATCCCGCAGCGGTCGCGGCCGAGGTGGAATGCGTCATCCTGATGCTGCCGGACACGCCCGATGTCGATCATGTGCTGTTCGGTCCCGATGGTGTCACGACCGGATTGAGGCCGGGCACGATCGTCATGGACATGAGTTCGATCGACCCGATCGCAACTCGTGATTTCGCGAAGCGGATCGAAGATCTGGGCGGCGCCTACATCGATGCCCCGGTATCGGGCGGCGAGGTGGGCGCGCGCAACGCAAGCCTGACCATCATGTGCGGCGCGAAGGCCGAGACGTTCGAGAAGGTGAAACCGCTGCTCGAAGCCATGGGCAAGAATATCACGCTGGTCGGCAATGTGGGCGCGGGGCAGATCACGAAGGTCGCGAACCAGATCATTGTCGCGCTGAATATCGAAGCGGTGGCAGAAGCGTTGCTATTCGCATCGCGCGCCGGCGCCGATCCCGCCCGTGTGCGCGAGGCACTGATGGGCGGTTTCGCCGCGTCCCGTGTGCTGGAGGTGCATGGCCAGCGGATGATCGACCGCAGCTTTGCGCCCGGCTTCCGCCTCAGTCTGCATCAGAAAGACCTCAACCTGGCTCTGTCGGGCGCTCGCACGCTAAGCCTCTCCCTACCCGGCACGGCTTCTGCACAGCAGTTGATGAGCAGCTGCGTCGCGAACGGCGGTGGTGACAAGGACCATTCAGCTTTGGTCGAGGCGCTGGAACTGGCCGCCAATCACAAGGTCAGCGGTTAGACCGAGCGTCAAATCTGCTGGCCGGTAAACGCCCGCAGATGTGCGTCACTCAACGGCCAGGGGAGCTGCGCCAATTCCTTATCGACATTTGCCGGCAAACAGGTCATACCAGTTTCAGGGCTGGAGCATTTGTCATGCTGATGGCCCATGCAGGCGAGGATGCAAATGTGAGCAATATCCGCGAAGAGTTGGATGAGGGCGCCTTAGGTCGGGTGCAGTCCCTGGTTCGCGCATTCGGCTTGATGGATGAACTGGCCAAAAGTGACAGCATGACCCTGAGCGACTTGGCGCGTACGGTCAGTCTCCCGCGATCAACAGCACATCGCCTGCTGACAACGATGGAAGCGCTGCGTTACGTCACGTTCGATAGAGCGACCAATCGTTGGTCGATCGGGGTACAGGCGTTTACCGTCGGAGCCGTTTTCGCGCAGACGCGGGATCTTGGAAAACTCGGCCGGTCAATCATGCGTTCGCTTATGGCCGAAGTAAACCATTGC encodes:
- a CDS encoding 2-hydroxy-3-oxopropionate reductase; protein product: MKIGFIGLGIMGRPMAGHLLAAGHGLYSCINRTPLAEELQKAGVVTCSDPAAVAAEVECVILMLPDTPDVDHVLFGPDGVTTGLRPGTIVMDMSSIDPIATRDFAKRIEDLGGAYIDAPVSGGEVGARNASLTIMCGAKAETFEKVKPLLEAMGKNITLVGNVGAGQITKVANQIIVALNIEAVAEALLFASRAGADPARVREALMGGFAASRVLEVHGQRMIDRSFAPGFRLSLHQKDLNLALSGARTLSLSLPGTASAQQLMSSCVANGGGDKDHSALVEALELAANHKVSG
- a CDS encoding glycerate kinase type-2 family protein, producing the protein MPVTIDTVQEARSLLKLLFGTALDAVRGDHLVESLGPPTKTGWFIKKDRQAIDWPMDPRGRLIVIGAGKAAAAMAQGIETLFGDRIDDGCIIVKRDHRAPLYRIRQLEAGHPLPDEAGVAATEELLRTVNGLTRNDSVIVLLSGGASALLVAPAAGITLSEKSSTTELLLRSGASIEEINCVRKQLSRVKGGQLLDYIAPAACLTLLLSDVPSGDHGSIGSGPTIRSSPGGDDPLEIIAHYGLLDHIPSAVRALLATPPAPLPHREVSRADVVLLGDSGSALDAVRHGARDAGLGFHVVNPNMTGNTHVQARSMAEVLRSCPAAQRPALFISAGETTLHVTGDGKGGRNQEFALVAALELEAVERVALLAAGTDGTDGPTDAAGAFADGSLVARAQALGLKPLKMLARNDSYTLFNMTQDLLRTGPTGTNVMDLVLGIAF
- the otnI gene encoding 2-oxo-tetronate isomerase; the encoded protein is MVKLAANLSLMFTHLAFLDRINAAADAGFRGVEFMFPYEFSADEIAARAARNGLEIVLFNLPAGDWERGQRGIGALPDQIDECRRGAAWALDYARRLGCRRLHLMAGKAPADPRNRRTLVDNVAFAADLFAPHGIDLLIEPINTRVDIPGYFYSTSEAALSVLSEVGRPNTKLQYDIYHMQVMEGDLARNIERLLPEIGHIQLADNPGRAEPGTGEINYAWLLPHIDALGYSGWIGCEYRPAGDTAAGLGWAEPFLNQTG